A window of the Vanessa cardui chromosome 12, ilVanCard2.1, whole genome shotgun sequence genome harbors these coding sequences:
- the LOC124534386 gene encoding myosin heavy chain, muscle isoform X7 yields the protein MPKPQVQEGEDPDPTPYLFVSLEQKRIDQSKPYDGKKACWVPDEKEGFVQGEIKATKGDLVTVNLPGGEEKTLKKELLSQVNPPKFEKVEDMADLTYLNEAAVLHNLRQRYYAKLIYTYSGLFCVAINPYKRFPVYTFRCAKLYRGKRRSEVPPHIFAISDGAYVNMLTNHENQSMLITGESGAGKTENTKKVIAYFATVGAAQKKDPTQDKKGSLEDQVVQTNPVLEAFGNAKTVRNDNSSRFGKFIRIHFGPSGKLAGADIETYLLEKARVISQQALERSYHIFYQMMSGSVSGLKAICYLSNDVNDYNIVSQGKTVIPGVDDGEEMKLTDQAFDILGFTQEEKDNVYKITAAVMHMGCMKFKQRGREEQAEADGTEDGEKVAKLLGVDCQDLYKNLLKPRIKVGNEFVTQGRNKDQVTNSVGALCKGMFDRLFKWLVKKCNETLDTKQKRQHFIGVLDIAGFEIFDFNGFEQLCINFTNEKLQQFFNHHMFVLEQEEYQREGIEWTFIDFGMDLQHCIDLIEKPMGILSILEEESMFPKATDQTFVEKLNNNHLGKSAPYLKPKPPKPGCQAAHFAIGHYAGNVGYNITGWLEKNKDPLNDTVVDQFKKGANKLLVEIFADHPGQSGDAGAGGGGGKGAGGKRAKGSAFQTVSSLYREQLNNLMTTLRSTQPHFVRCIIPNELKQAGLIDSHLVMHQLTCNGVLEGIRICRKGFPNRMVYPDFKLRYKILAPQAAEKETDPKKIAQVILEATGLDVESYRLGHTKVFFRAGVLGQMEELRDDRLSKIVSWLQAYIRGYLSRKDFKKLQEQRLALQVVQRNLRKYLQLRTWPWWKLWQRVKPLLNVTRVEDEMAKLEEKAQKAQEAFEKEEKLRKEVEALNSKLLEEKQALLASLEGEKGSLSETQERANKLAAQKADLEGQLRDTQDRLTQEEDARNQLFQAKKKLEQEISGLKKDVEDLELSIQKSEQDKATKDHQIRNLNDEIAHQDELINKLNKEKKLQGESNQKTSEELQAAEDKVNHLNKVKQKLEQTLDELEDSLEREKKLRGDVEKQRRKVEGDLKLTQEAVSDLERNKKELEQTIQRKDKEISSLTAKLEDEQSLVSKVQKQIKELQARIEELEEEVESERQARAKAEKQRADLARELEELGERLEEAGGATSAQIELNKKREAELSKLRRDLEEANIQHESTLANLRKKHNDAVAEMGEQLDQLNKLKAKAEKERSQYFSEVNDLRAGLDHLSNEKAAQEKIVKQLQHQLNEVQGKADESNRTLNDLDAAKKKLSIENSDLLRQLEEAESQVSQLSKIKVSLTTQLEDTKRLADEEARERATLLGKFRNLEHDLDNIREQVEEEAEGKADLQRQLSKANAEAQLWRSKYESEGVARSEELEEAKRKLQARLAEAEETIESLNQKVVALEKTKQRLSTEVEDLQLEVDRATAIANAAEKKQKAFDKIIGEWKLKVDDLAAELDASQKECRNYSTELFRLKGAYEEGQEQLEAVRRENKNLADEVKDLLDQIGEGGRNIHEIEKARKRLEAEKDELQAALEEAEAALEQEENKVLRAQLELSQVRQEIDRRIQEKEEEFENTRKNHQRALDSMQASLEAEAKGKAEALRMKKKLEADINELEIALDHANKANAEAQKNIKRYQAQIKDLQTALEEEQRARDDAREQLGISERRANALQNELEESRTLLEQADRARRQAEQELGDAHEQLNELSAQSASLSAAKRKLESELQTLHSDLDELLNEAKNSEEKAKKAMVDAARLADELRAEQEHAQTQEKLRKALEQQIKELQVRLDEAEANALKGGKKAIQKLEQRVRELENELDGEQRRHADAQKNLRKAERRIKELTFQAEEDRKNHERMQDLVDKLQQKIKTYKRQIEEAEEIAALNLAKFRKAQQELEEAEERADLAEQAISKFRGKGRAGSAARGVSPAPQRTRPAFDGFGTFPPRFDLAPENDF from the exons ACGTACTCGGGTCTCTTCTGTGTCGCCATCAACCCTTACAAGAGATTCCCCGTGTACACGTTCCGATGTGCCAAGCTTTACCGAGGCAAGCGTCGTTCGGAAGTGCCACCCCACATTTTCGCCATTTCCGACGGCGCCTACGTCAACATGTTGACCAACCACGAGAATCAATCTATGTTGATTAC CGGTGAGTCTGGTGCCGGAAAGACTGAGAACACGAAGAAGGTAATTGCCTACTTCGCCACCGTTGGTGCAGCGCAAAAGAAGGACCCCACCCAGGACAAGAAGGGATCCCTGGAAGACCAGGTCGTCCAAACTAACCCTGTGCTTGAAGCCTTCGGTAACGCCAAGACTGTGCGTAACGACAACTCTTCCCGTTTC GGTAAATTCATCCGTATTCACTTCGGCCCCTCTGGAAAACTGGCTGGTGCTGACATTGAGACCT ACCTGCTCGAGAAGGCTCGTGTAATTTCCCAGCAAGCCCTTGAGCGTTCCTACCACATCTTCTACCAGATGATGTCTGGTTCCGTAAGCGGTCTTAAAG CCATCTGCTATTTGTCTAACGACGTCAACGACTACAACATCGTATCGCAAGGAAAGACCGTCATCCCTGGCGTTGACGACGGTGAAGAAATGAAACTTACTGAC CAAGCCTTCGACATTCTTGGTTTCACCCAAGAAGAGAAGGACAATGTTTACAAGATCACCGCCGCTGTCATGCACATGGGTTGTATGAAGTTCAAGCAGAGGGGTCGTGAAGAACAGGCTGAGGCTGATGGTACTGAG GATGGTGAAAAGGTTGCCAAGCTCCTCGGTGTTGACTGCCAGGACTTGTACAAGAACTTGCTGAAGCCCCGCATCAAGGTCGGAAACGAGTTCGTGACCCAGGGTCGTAACAAGGACCAGGTCACCAACTCCGTCGGTGCCCTCTGTAAGGGAATGTTCGATCGTCTCTTCAAGTGGCTCGTCAAGAAGTGTAACGAAACCCTAGACACCAAGCAGAAGAGACAGCACTTCATCGGTGTACTGGATATTGCTGGTTTCGAAATCTTCGAC TTCAACGGTTTTGAACAACTCTGCATTAATTTCACCAACGAGAAACTTCAGCAGTTCTTTAACCACCATATGTTTGTGTTGGAACAAGAAGAATACCAACGCGAAGGCATCGAATGGACTTTCATTGACTTTGGCATGGATCTCCAACATTGCATTGACCTTATTGAAAAG CCTATGGGTATCCTCTCAATTCTTGAGGAAGAGTCTATGTTCCCGAAAGCCACTGACCAGACATTCGTTGAGAAGTTGAACAACAACCACTTGGGTAAATCTGCTCCTTACCTGAAGCCCAAACCCCCCAAGCCTGGTTGCCAAGCCGCTCACTTCGCTATTGGTCACTACGCCGGTAAT GTCGGTTACAACATCACCGGATGGCTGGAAAAGAACAAGGACCCTCTTAACGACACTGTCGTTGACCAATTCAAGAAGGGTGCCAACAAACTGTTGGTTGAAATCTTCGCTGACCATCCTGGCCAGTCTGGTGATGCTGGTGCTGGTGGTGGCGGCGGCAAGG GCGCTGGAGGCAAGCGTGCCAAGGGTTCCGCTTTCCAGACCGTGTCATCACTTTACAGG GAACAACTTAACAACTTGATGACAACGCTGAGGTCTACTCAACCTCACTTCGTGCGTTGTATCATTCCCAATGAATTGAAACAGGCTG GTCTCATCGACTCTCACCTTGTGATGCACCAGCTCACCTGTAACGGTGTGCTTGAAGGCATCCGTATTTGCCGTAAAGGTTTCCCCAACAGGATGGTCTACCCTGACTTCAAGCTCCG CTACAAGATCCTGGCCCCTCAAGCTGCGGAAAAAGAAACTGACCCTAAGAAAATCGCCCAAGTCATCTTAGAAGCCACGGGCTTGGATGTCGAGTCCTACCGTCTGGGTCATACCAAG GTATTCTTCCGCGCTGGTGTTCTGGGTCAGATGGAAGAGTTGCGTGACGACAGGCTGTCTAAGATCGTATCTTGGCTCCAGGCCTACATCCGTGGTTACCTTTCCCGTAAGGACTTCAAGAAGTTGCAGGAACAGAG ATTGGCTCTCCAAGTTGTCCAACGCAACTTGCGCAAGTACTTGCAGCTCCGCACCTGGCCATGGTGGAAACTGTGGCAGAGGGTCAAGCCCCTCCTCAACGTCACCCGCGTCGAGGATGAGATGGCG AAACTCGAGGAGAAGGCTCAAAAGGCCCAGGAGGCTTTTGAGAAGGAAGAGAAACTCCGCAAGGAGGTCGAGGCCCTCAACTCTAAGCTGCTTGAGGAGAAGCAGGCCCTGCTTGCTTCCCTTGAGGGAGAGAAGGGCTCTCTCTCTGAAACCCAGGAGCGTGCCAACAAACTCGCAGCACAAAAGGCTGATCTCGAGGGTCAACTTAGG GACACACAAGACCGTCTCACCCAGGAGGAAGATGCCCGCAACCAGCTATTCCAAGCCAAGAAGAAGTTGGAGCAGGAAATCTCCGGCCTGAAGAAGGATGTAGAAGACCTCGAACTTAGCATCCAGAAGTCTGAGCAAGACAAGGCTACCAAAGACCACCAAATCCGCAACTTGAACGATGAAATCGCCCACCAGGACGAGCTCATCAACAAGCTTAACAAGGAAAAGAAACTTCAAGGAGAATCTAACCAGAAGACCTCCGAGGAGCTGCAAGCCGCCGAAGACAAGGTCAACCACCTCAACAAGGTCAAGCAGAAGCTCGAGCAGACCCTTGATGAGCTCGAAGACTCATTGGAGCGTGAAAAGAAACTGCGCGGTGATGTTGAGAAGCAGAGGAGGAAAGTTGAAGGCGACCTTAAACTTACCCAGGAAGCCGTCTCTGACCTCGAACGCAACAAAAAGGAACTCGAACAAACTATTCAGCGCAAGGACAAGGAAATCTCATCTCTCACCGCCAAGCTCGAAGACGAACAATCTTTGGTCAGCAAGGTCCAGAAACAGATCAAGGAACTGCAAGCCCGCATCGAGGAACTGGAAGAGGAAGTCGAATCCGAACGCCAGGCCCGTGCTAAGGCTGAGAAGCAGCGCGCTGATCTCGCTCGTGAACTCGAGGAGTTGGGTGAGCGTCTCGAGGAAGCCGGTGGTGCCACCTCTGCTCAAATTGAACTCAACAAGAAGCGTGAGGCTGAGCTCAGCAAGCTCCGTCGTGACTTGGAGGAAGCTAACATCCAGCACGAGTCCACCCTCGCCAACCTCCGCAAGAAGCACAACGATGCCGTTGCGGAAATGGGTGAGCAGCTCGACCAGCTCAACAAGCTTAAGGCTAA GGCTGAGAAAGAGCGCTCTCAATACTTTAGCGAAGTCAATGACCTTCGCGCCGGTCTCGACCACTTGTCCAACGAAAAG GCTGCTCAAGAAAAGATCGTCAAGCAACTTCAACACCAGCTCAACGAGGTTCAAGGCAAGGCTGATGAATCCAACCGCACCCTCAATGACCTGGATGCCGCTAAGAAGAAGTTGTCGATTGAGAACTCCGACCTGCTCCGCCAGTTGGAGGAGGCTGAGTCCCAGGTGTCGCAGCTCTCCAAGATTAAGGTGTCGCTCACCACTCAGTTGGAGGACACCAAGAGGCTCGCTGACGAAGAGGCCAGG GAACGCGCTACTTTACTCGGCAAGTTCCGCAACCTCGAACACGACTTGGACAACATCCGCGAGCAAGTGGAAGAGGAAGCCGAAGGCAAGGCTGACCTACAACGTCAACTCTCCAAGGCTAACGCTGAAGCTCAACTCTGGCGCTCCAAGTACGAGTCCGAAGGTGTTGCTCGCTCCGAGGAACTCGAGGAAGCCAAGCGCAAACTTCAAGCCCGTCTTGCCGAAGCCGAAGAAACTATCGAGTCTCTCAACCAGAAGGTTGTTGCTCTCGAGAAGACCAAGCAACGTCTTTCCACCGAAGTCGAGGACTTGCAACTCGAGGTTGACCGTGCCACTGCCATCGCTAACGCTGCTGAGAAGAAACAGAAGGCGTTCGATAAGATCATTGGTGAATGGAAACTCAAGGTTGATGACCTTGCCGCTGAGCTTGATGCCAGCCAGAAGGAATGCCGTAACTACTCTACCGAATTATTCCGCCTTAAGGGTGCCTACGAGGAAGGTCAGGAACAACTCGAGGCCGTACGCCGTGAAAACAAGAACCTCGCTGATGAAGTCAAGGATCTCCTTGACCAGATTGGCGAAGGTGGTCGCAACATCCATGAAATTGAGAAGGCCAGGAAGCGCCTTGAAGCTGAAAAGGATGAACTCCAAGCTGCCCTCGAGGAAGCCGAAGCAGCTCTTGAGCAGGAAGAGAACAAGGTTCTGCGTGCTCAACTCGAGCTGTCTCAAGTCAGACAGGAGATCGACAGGAGGATCCAGGAGAAGGAAGAAGAATTCGAAAACACCCGCAAGAACCACCAACGTGCCTTGGACTCCATGCAAGCTTCCCTTGAAGCTGAAGCTAAGGGCAAGGCTGAGGCCCTGCGCATGAAGAAGAAGTTGGAGGCTGACATCAATGAACTCGAGATCGCTCTCGACCACGCCAACAAAGCTAACGCTGAAGCCCAGAAGAACATTAAACGTTACCAGGCACAGATCAAGGACCTCCAAACTGCCTTGGAAGAAGAACAGCGTGCTCGTGATGATGCCCGTGAACAGCTCGGAATCTCTGAGCGTCGTGCAAACGCCCTCCAAAATGAGCTCGAAGAATCTCGTACGCTCCTTGAACAGGCCGACCGTGCCCGCCGCCAAGCTGAACAAGAACTTGGTGATGCCCACGAACAGCTCAACGAACTCTCTGCTCAAAGCGCTTCCCTCTCTGCCGCTAAGAGGAAACTCGAGTCCGAGCTCCAGACCCTGCACTCTGACCTCGATGAACTCCTTAACGAGGCTAAGAACTCCGAGGAGAAGGCAAAGAAGGCTATGGTTGATGCTGCCAGGCTTGCCGATGAACTCCGTGCTGAGCAAGAACACGCCCAGACACAGGAGAAACTTCGCAAGGCACTTGAACAACAGATCAAGGAATTGCAAGTCAGGCTTGACGAAGCTGAAGCTAACGCGCTCAAGGGAGGCAAGAAGGCCATCCAGAAACTTGAACAAAGAGTCAGGGAGCTTGAAAACGAGCTCGACGGCGAACAGAGGAGGCACGCTGATGCACAGAAGAACCTGCGCAAGGCTGAGAGACGCATCAAGGAATTGACCTTCCAGGCTGAAGAAGACCGCAAGAACCACGAGCGTATGCAGGACCTGGTTGACAAACTGCAGCAGAAGATCAAGACCTACAAGAGGCAGATCGAAGAAGCCGAAGAGATCGCCGCCCTTAACTTGGCTAAGTTCCGTAAGGCACAGCAAGAATTGGAAGAAGCTGAAGAAAGGGCAGACCTTGCCGAGCAAGCTATCAGCAAATTCCGTGGCAAGGGACGCGCGGGATCAGCTGCGAGAGGAGTCAGTCCGgcg CCCCAACGTACGCGCCCCGCCTTCGACGGTTTCGGCACCTTCCCACCAAGGTTCGACCTGGCGCCCGAAAACGATTTCTAA